The sequence GATGAAGCACGTTGGGTGCTTGTTGATCTAGGGGATGTTATCGTCCATATTTTCCATCGTGATGAACGAATTTATTATAATTTAGAGCGGCTGTGGGGCGATGCGGCCCGTGTTAATATTCAAGAAAAACTTGTTTAAAGAAGATGATCATGATGTCTTATCAACATTTTGCGTTATTGTATGATGATTTAATGACGGATGTACCTTATGAAAATTGGCTCGATTTTATTATGAAGAATATTGAAAGCTATGGGAATGGCGGCAAAAGGTTGTTAGATCTTGGTTGTGGTACAGGGACATTATCGATTCCTTTAGCAGAAAATGGTTATGATGTTACAGGGATTGATTTATCCGAAGAAATGTTAGCGATTGCCCAGGCAAAATCTATTGATGCTTGTGTAAACATTCCTTTTTATCAGCAAGATATGAGTGAATTAGCAGGATTCGAGCCTTTTGACATTATTGGCGTTTTTTGCGATGCTTTAAACTATTTAAGAACGGAAGAAGATGTCGAAAGAACGATACGAAATATTTACAATCTTCTTCATCCGGGTGGACTTTTATTATTTGATGTTCATTCTGTTTATAAAATGGAGGAAGTTTTCGGCAATCAAACGTATTGTAGTAATGACGAAGAAATCTCCTATATTTGGAATTGTTTTCGTGGTGAAGAGGCTTACTCAGTTGAACATGAATTAACCTTTTTTGTGAAGCATAATGATTTATATGAGCGATTTGACGAATATCATATGCAGCGGACATTTCCTATAGAGAAATATAGGATATGGTTGGAAAAAGCAGGCTTCGAATTGTTGCAGATTTCGGCAGATTTTA is a genomic window of Bacillus sp. (in: firmicutes) containing:
- a CDS encoding class I SAM-dependent methyltransferase codes for the protein MSYQHFALLYDDLMTDVPYENWLDFIMKNIESYGNGGKRLLDLGCGTGTLSIPLAENGYDVTGIDLSEEMLAIAQAKSIDACVNIPFYQQDMSELAGFEPFDIIGVFCDALNYLRTEEDVERTIRNIYNLLHPGGLLLFDVHSVYKMEEVFGNQTYCSNDEEISYIWNCFRGEEAYSVEHELTFFVKHNDLYERFDEYHMQRTFPIEKYRIWLEKAGFELLQISADFIEESPKPSSERIFFVARKK